The genomic segment GGGAGGTAAAGACAGATgtggaaaagaaagagggagacagaagaGAGTCCTCAAGTGCATCTGTGCCACCCGCATGGAGCACACATTCATCTCCTTCATTATCAACATCCTCTTCTACtatgtctctgtctccatctcccTCATATTCATCCACCTCCATTATCAGAGACGTCTCACAGCCAGAATCATGCAGAACGTGGCCACACCTGCTCTCATGAGCCTCTCTTTTCTTGGGCAAACTCAGGTCCAGTGGTTCCATCTGTTCCACCATGTCCACCTCGGCAAATAACTTACAAGTCTCCAAGTCCATTTCTTTGAAAAGGACAGGGacatttgtctcagtgtctctctctgtagcGTCCTCTATAACCCCCCTCAGTAACTTAACTGTGTTCATGCTGGAGATTAAAGCCGTGTCTGACTGCATGCTGTTAATGAGTTCAGCCTCTAAAACACAGTTCTGGTTGTACAGTGTATTCCCTCGTTCAGCCCCTGTGGCGTGGAATGATTCTGCTTCAGGTTCTTCACTCTTTTGAGGAATGACTTCCTTGAGCTCTCCTTCATTTGTAACAGCAGATGCTTTcatttgacttcttttttctGATGAGACTGAAACAGGCCGCCTCGCATGTGAGAGAGGAAACTCTTTGGTCAAGCTGATGGCAGAGTTTGTGATTGGCTTCTTGCATCTTGGAGGAACAACAATTTTGATTGTGATTGGTTGGCTCCGCAGAACAGGCACTCCAGTCTTGACTGTAATTGGCTGCCTGAACCCACCAATCTTACTTGTTTCCTGAGAGGCTGGCTTTGAGTCCCCGCCCACCTCTGGCTGTTTCCCATTGAGTGAAGCAGCATCTTGTCTGATGATGGTCCCCGCTGCTGTGACAGGGCATGGCTGGAGGTTACCTGGTGCAGTACCGAGTGAGCTTTTCTCCTGTGGGCCCACAAAAGCCTCTTTCACTGACCCTGATCCTTCTGCACActggctgccattttggacATCCAGGCTGCCACTGGTCAGGACTGAAGCCAACTGAGAATCCATTTTGGGGCATACCTATTTATATTGCTAGAAAGAAGGGATGAAGTGACACATTAGAAACTCAGAGAGGAAGcataacaatacaaataaacaatttacacacacagtagaaaaaaaaaatatattaaatagttAATAATATATAGGCTGTATATAATCTGGACGGCCGGGGGGGATACATGTATGGTGATTTTTGGGGTCAAATTTAGTGTAAAAACAATAGTTGTGATAATACTGAAAgtgaagcaaataaaaatcCCAGATCTTTCTTATAAGCACCTCACATGACACTCCACATCCCTGCTCCCCATTAATACAAAACTgtccctttatttatttattcactcttaacatatatatatatgtacataattCAAAATTCTAGCTATAAAGCGAATATCGACTGGATTCATCAAGCATTCACAAAGACGCACCGGAACAGAGCAGGGTCCgagatgtgtgagtgaaatgatATTCCCTGTCTGCGACTTCTATCACCCACAAGCAATTCTGTTCATTTCTAAATTCGCCTCAGTTCAGAATTCATATTCCGTTTTTCTTTGCTCAAGAAGCCTGTTCCATATTCAGTCTGGGGAGAAATCGATAAGCGGTGTCCGCTGAGGACGCCATTACGCACAGTCCTAGGTCCGAAATGCCAATAAGATCATGGCGCGTGTGCGTATGACAGCCCTCGGACCTGGGACATCACCACCGACGCATCACCCGCACGAGAAGAACGTTCACATTCAGCGGCGGCGAGACAGCGCAGCCTTCCCTCAGCAGCGCCGGAGCTTCCTCGGACCTACAGCCAGCCATTTTAGAGCCGAGGGTCCGAGACACCGAGAGCGCAATAACCCCGCAGATTCAAGACAAACTTTCCCGGCGCGCTGTCATTTGTTGTGGGTCTGCTGTCAGAGCGTGGGCAGGACGCGCCGGACACGCTTccaatacatttaaaactgtattttaaaactgtacTCCACCCATACACTCGCTGCATAGGGACTGGCTTACCCGAGCTGTGGATATTTCCGGAGGACCAAATATGACTGTGCAGTGTACAGGGTGATGCTGCGCCTgctgagggaggagggaggggtcAAGGGGAGTTGCTATGGTGTCGCAGCCTACCGGGTCCGACCAGGAGCCATGTTCAGCCTATGAGTATGGTTGAACCTGCAGCCCGTTGTaaaggctcagtgtgtgtgtgtgtgtgtgtgtgtgtgagccggTTGAAAACAGAGAGGACCCGAACTTAACAACAGGATtcatgacattgttttatttcaaaaacacatcatttaaaagtcacaaGCCTAAAGACTTGATGCGTCACATTCAACAGATGAAAGAAGAATCACACAGTGAGGGATCACAGAGTCAATATGAGTTAGGTTACATGAAGGTAGCATAAGTGGtatagtatttatttttatattacacACTGGTCACATTTGTTGACCCCCCCGAAACACTCCTGTGACCCATCCGTGAGTCCCGACTGATCCACGCTGGCTGTACGAGGATCAAAGTAATACTTGAGGTTATAATTACAGCTGCTGATCCACAAGAAAAGACATCGGAGCGTCTGACAGATCAtaatcattaaagctgcagtgggaGGGAGGTGAGGGGGCGCTGATGTGTTCTCAGAGGGTTCTGCACTGTGGGCAGAGGTCACACATGCAGGTCAGGCATCACTCCACATCAGCAGGTACACATTCTTCAATCTCTGAGACCAACCGGTGAGGGAAGAGTTTGTACTGCAACCATGTGGGctctgaaaaaaacagaaagaaagtgcACAGATTATGCAAAAGTCCCTCTCTGGTTCTCAAACAgatcatagtgtgtgtgtgtgtgtgtgtgtgtgtgtgttacacatgTACCCAGATAGCATGCTGGTGGCTGCAGCTTTCCATCAAAACAGGTCTGAATTGCAGCAAAGTTGCACTGGTGACGAGGGTGTTTGCAGAAGAATGTCACATTTTTCCCGTGAGGAACCATGGCATCTGTAACGTCAAAGGGCCAACGCTTCTCTCCACCAATCACCACGCGGCTTCTTTCAGCAGGGATGAGACATCGACCTGAGACATTGATTAACGAGGAGTCAGAAGTATGCGcagatttgtatttgtgtttgtgtcatctCCAAAACACACTGAACATACACCGTAAAAACTTGGTTAAatctgtagtgtgtaacttttcaatGTAAACGATAAGGtcttttacattcaaaccaaatgagtttacacactgctgattaagcctccatcagctccacatgattCTCTGTTTGTATGTAGAGCAGCGTTTTGTTTACAACTGGAATGACAATGCGTTTCCTGTGATTGGATTGCAATCACATAGCACCTGACCACTtgccaaaccacttcaggaggTGGCCACAGACACTTTGTGACCAGattgaacagaagtgtaaataCAAAGAGGTTCGATGCGTCTCCTCTGCTTTCTACTTCTTCCCCTACGTcgaaaagcaaagaggagtccATACAATAGCGCGACTTCCTGTGCGACGTAAGGGGGTGTGTGGGAGACAACTGTGATCGGATAGCAATTGGATCGCGATGTGGATACCGGAGACACATTAATTCCAGGTGTAAATATCTATCCGATCGTTATCTGATcatagaaaacacattctaGGTGTAAGAGGGCCACGGTGATGTGTCTTACATCATGAATGATAGAGCGTAGGCAGGAACATAACAACTACACTGGCAAagggaaacagcagcaaactttaggttaagggATTAACCAGTTCTATGAAACAAAAGTGAGGTAGTGAGATACTGATGATCAGAAAGTTCTGCAAGCTCTCCTGAGGCCTGGGGTAAGTCTGGGTGTGTAGCAACACTGGCAGCGATGTGGCACAAGAATGtgcacactgtagctttaagagATCCCTCCTTTTGAATGCATTTAATGTGAGATTTAGTTGCTTGTGATATGAAGCAACTTTCTCTGTTTTACCTCTGCAGTGAGGGGGTGATTCACTCCAGCTGCCATTCGACAGACACGTGACCTTCTTGGGTCCATCCAGGAGGAAGCTTTTTTTGCAAAGGTAGTGAATGTCGAAGCCAACTTCATATTCAGTCTTCTGGACAGCCACCACGTAGCCGTGCTCCACCTCTCGAGGAGGCAGACAGTACACTTCTGTGAGAATGATAGACGAGCACATTATCAGGAACGTACCATTGAAAACATAACTCACCTAGTCCAATTATTACCCAACATCTCCTGAGTCTCTGAGCCATGTTCAGCTATATTTAGGCATTCAATAAACATCCTGCAAAAATATCCCCATTGTAGAGCAGGCCATGCAATTCCAACTTTAACCACAAGATGGCAGAATAATACTACGAAACAGAGCAGTGCCGTTAGAAAGTTGCATTTTCGTAGATGTGTGTGGGTTAGGGAACTGTCTGTCaactttcactctcacatgatccacacacacacacacacacacacacacacacacacacacacacactcacaggtttACAGCTATTCTTCATGTGACATCATGTGCACTGACGtctggacagcctaaacaaaatgTGTAATCCCAAGCATTGACCATAACAAGATAATgcataaccttaaccttaagctaaccacaattcacatcatccagttcttcagaaatgaggctctccctcactaggaccaggtttgtCTCCATAAGGACTTCTGGACTGTACAGTCAAACTTACTTTTACAGATGGGGTGAGGATACTGCCAGGTCTGATTATCCTGGCAGAAATTCTCATTGCTCCCTATTATCTGGGCTCTgcgggagagaaaagagagagcgtAATGACGACAGATGGTGGAGCGACATGGACAATACTGACAGCTAAAGAGCATCATCTGAATGAAACTGATGGAGAAAAAAGGTGTAAATGATTGCCGTTTCCCACTCTTTCAGAATGTCTAAATGTTGTATGCACAGTTGGCTGGCTGACACATTCACTCAGGCTCATCTTACCCAGTGTGATGAGTCAGTGTGGAAAGAGGAGTCAATACAAGATTAGACTGTAATGACCCAGTTAGTTAAGGGGAGAGACTGTCAGCAGGGAGATCAAAATGAATTCCCCGCCATTCATCACTCATTACCACTCATTCTTCTACACCTCTCCTGCACGAAGGCTTCGCTGCCTCCGTTCCTACCTTTCAACCATTTTCATGTTCTCAGAGGCTTTGCCCACGCACTCGCAACATTAGCCTTCCATCAACCTCCCCCAGTCTCACCCAGACATGCAGCTGTAGCGGATGGAGGTTCCTACAGTGGCATCGCCCTGGATGCTGAAGGTGCTGATGACCTCATCAGGCAGAGGGCAGCTTTGGACATCAGCGGCTGCTTCAGGTGACTGAGATTCTGagggacagagaaaagaaaggacacagtcacagtaaatgaaaaactgtaaataaactcaGACTCCAAAGTTCATGACTCAGGTTgcataaaatattacaaatgcTGATGTATTAATGCACACATATCTTCAAACCATATAACTCTATTCACTATTTACACCGTTGTGTTTTCTTCCTAAAACttgaaattaatatttaaaaaaaaacaaatattttcacGTCATTATCACATGTTCTGTTTGTATTTGgtgagtaaaagtacatttatttcTACCTTTTTGTTGATATTAAAAGATTACATGTGGCTGTGACCTGTGGAGGAAGCTACTGAT from the Solea senegalensis isolate Sse05_10M linkage group LG9, IFAPA_SoseM_1, whole genome shotgun sequence genome contains:
- the ntd5 gene encoding beta-2-glycoprotein 1-like, coding for MDCALLLLSLWALTGTVSLQTSGSCPERLLGQERRRTCPRPCKSDRDCGSKRQCLCDGHCGLSCVAPGRTCPWPLTSSENSVAHLLSPTHSFSALLEVRCKPGYTLPSGLDATIRRCQGDRQWSGDEPNCTESQSPEAAADVQSCPLPDEVISTFSIQGDATVGTSIRYSCMSGAQIIGSNENFCQDNQTWQYPHPICKKVYCLPPREVEHGYVVAVQKTEYEVGFDIHYLCKKSFLLDGPKKVTCLSNGSWSESPPHCRGRCLIPAERSRVVIGGEKRWPFDVTDAMVPHGKNVTFFCKHPRHQCNFAAIQTCFDGKLQPPACYLEPTWLQYKLFPHRLVSEIEECVPADVE